In uncultured Treponema sp., one genomic interval encodes:
- a CDS encoding metal ABC transporter permease, translating into MQLIYSFLNFVFPFEWLSPAFMKNALIAVIIAGPLFGALGTYVVSNRMSFFSDAIGHSALTGIAIGVLLGIRDVTVSMVLFSMLLGFSIIMVKSKGKSSSDTIIGVFSSTSVALGIVLLSAGGNFSKYQKYLVGDILSIQPNEILFLFFCAIALLLVWIFFYNKMLIVSLHSSFAKSRGIKTIFIEQVFALLTAAIVSVCIRWTGLLVINSMLVLPAASARFVSKTSRRYLVVSKLISLVGGIAGLCFSYYTGSASGASIVLVNAAFFLICFIISFLKKNS; encoded by the coding sequence ATGCAGCTGATTTATTCTTTTTTGAATTTTGTTTTTCCTTTTGAATGGTTGTCTCCTGCGTTTATGAAAAATGCTCTGATTGCCGTTATTATTGCAGGTCCGCTTTTTGGCGCGTTGGGAACTTATGTTGTTTCAAACAGAATGAGTTTTTTTAGCGATGCGATTGGACATTCAGCTTTGACAGGAATTGCGATTGGCGTTCTTTTGGGAATTCGCGATGTTACAGTTTCTATGGTTTTATTTTCGATGCTGCTCGGATTTTCTATAATCATGGTGAAGTCAAAAGGAAAATCTTCCAGCGACACGATTATTGGAGTTTTTTCTTCAACCTCAGTTGCATTGGGAATTGTGCTTTTATCTGCCGGCGGAAATTTTTCAAAATATCAAAAATATCTTGTGGGCGACATTCTTAGCATTCAGCCAAACGAAATTCTTTTTTTGTTTTTTTGCGCAATTGCTCTTCTTCTTGTTTGGATTTTTTTCTACAACAAAATGCTGATTGTTTCGCTTCATTCATCATTTGCAAAAAGCCGTGGAATAAAAACAATTTTCATAGAACAAGTTTTTGCTTTGCTGACAGCTGCAATTGTTTCTGTTTGCATACGTTGGACCGGGCTTCTTGTGATTAACAGCATGCTTGTGCTTCCGGCAGCTTCTGCTAGATTTGTGAGCAAAACTTCAAGACGTTATTTGGTTGTTTCAAAATTGATTTCACTTGTCGGCGGAATTGCAGGACTTTGTTTTTCGTATTATACTGGCTCGGCTAGCGGAGCTTCGATTGTTTTAGTCAATGCCGCATTTTTTTTAATTTGCTTTATAATTTCATTTTTGAAGAAGAATAGTTAA
- a CDS encoding metal ABC transporter ATP-binding protein, translating into MPCLVGKSHVCCTRIENLSVKAGGEYILKDINLHLHCGELTAIVGRNGAGKTTFIKALLNTIPHSGNIIFEGERCAGNCGKDHTTDHDRFCTCRKRIPYTTTKPVFGYVPQTLSVEPGSPVCVEDLVLACTSKRPVWLKHRKKDIEAASEILSCTNSHQLLKRRVCDLSGGELQRVMLALAINPVPDILLLDEPVSGVDRVGLKSFYELVSSIRRDFDITILLISHDLDLVARHADRVVFINNASAVVGTVKDVYRQKDFMEVFGHIMLPDEYEKLE; encoded by the coding sequence ATGCCTTGTCTTGTTGGAAAATCTCACGTCTGCTGCACACGAATCGAAAATTTAAGTGTAAAAGCTGGCGGTGAATATATTTTAAAAGATATAAATCTTCATTTGCATTGCGGCGAGCTTACTGCGATTGTTGGAAGAAACGGCGCGGGAAAAACAACTTTTATAAAAGCGTTGCTGAACACAATTCCTCATTCAGGAAATATAATTTTTGAAGGCGAAAGGTGCGCAGGAAATTGCGGAAAGGATCACACAACTGACCATGACCGTTTTTGCACTTGCCGAAAAAGAATTCCGTACACTACAACTAAGCCTGTGTTTGGTTATGTTCCTCAGACACTTTCTGTTGAGCCGGGAAGTCCTGTCTGCGTTGAAGATTTAGTTTTGGCTTGCACATCAAAAAGACCTGTCTGGTTAAAGCACAGAAAAAAAGATATTGAAGCTGCTTCTGAAATTCTTTCATGTACAAATTCACATCAGCTTTTAAAGCGCAGAGTTTGTGATTTGTCTGGCGGAGAACTTCAGCGTGTTATGCTTGCGCTTGCGATAAATCCTGTGCCGGATATTTTGCTTTTAGATGAGCCTGTTAGCGGCGTTGACAGAGTAGGACTGAAATCTTTTTACGAGCTTGTTTCTTCTATTCGCCGAGATTTTGACATAACGATTCTTTTGATAAGCCATGATTTGGATTTGGTGGCGCGCCATGCTGACAGAGTTGTTTTTATAAATAATGCTAGTGCGGTCGTTGGAACTGTAAAAGACGTTTACCGCCAAAAAGATTTTATGGAAGTTTTCGGACATATTATGCTTCCTGATGAATATGAAAAATTGGAGTGA
- a CDS encoding metal ABC transporter substrate-binding protein, whose protein sequence is MEEKKSLKITLIFTICFFVFIVSFFSVWKISLSEKQASASADSEKIKITASFYPIYIMLLNLTDGIDDVEVSLLAPAETGCLHDYQLTTGDMKLIEKCDILVVNGSGMEDFFDKAFSMKKGSLIVASDGFELLDGNPHVWVSVSGAIYEVQKITEGLCSLDSKNSQSYKKNSLAYIEKLNALEQKMKTFLAPFAGKKIITFHEAFPYFAKEFGFEISAVIEQEPGTVPSAKELAKIIESIKSVINRGEDVVLFAEPQYSSGAAKIIANETGLSVYELDPCVNGQLEKNAYIEGMEKNLSVLMNAFSEEE, encoded by the coding sequence ATGGAAGAAAAAAAATCTCTTAAAATAACCTTAATTTTTACAATCTGTTTTTTTGTGTTTATTGTTTCCTTTTTTTCAGTTTGGAAAATTTCTTTGTCGGAAAAACAGGCTTCTGCTTCAGCTGATTCTGAAAAAATAAAAATAACGGCGTCTTTTTATCCGATTTACATAATGCTTTTGAATTTGACAGACGGAATTGACGATGTTGAAGTTTCGCTTTTGGCTCCTGCTGAAACTGGCTGCTTGCATGATTATCAGCTTACAACTGGCGACATGAAGCTTATTGAAAAATGCGACATTCTTGTTGTGAACGGAAGCGGAATGGAAGATTTTTTTGACAAGGCTTTTTCCATGAAGAAAGGTTCTCTTATTGTTGCTTCTGATGGTTTTGAGCTTTTGGACGGAAATCCTCATGTCTGGGTGAGCGTTTCCGGCGCAATTTACGAAGTGCAAAAAATAACGGAAGGACTTTGTTCTCTTGATTCAAAAAATTCACAAAGCTACAAAAAAAATTCTTTGGCTTACATAGAAAAATTAAATGCTCTTGAACAAAAAATGAAAACTTTCCTTGCTCCTTTCGCCGGAAAAAAAATCATAACTTTCCATGAAGCGTTTCCTTATTTTGCAAAGGAATTCGGTTTTGAAATTTCGGCAGTTATTGAGCAGGAGCCGGGAACTGTTCCGAGCGCGAAGGAGCTGGCAAAAATAATTGAAAGCATAAAATCAGTTATAAATCGAGGTGAAGATGTTGTTCTTTTTGCTGAGCCTCAGTATTCTTCCGGCGCGGCGAAAATTATTGCCAATGAAACTGGACTTTCAGTTTATGAGCTTGATCCTTGCGTGAATGGTCAGCTGGAAAAAAATGCGTATATTGAGGGCATGGAAAAAAATCTTTCGGTTTTGATGAATGCTTTTTCAGAGGAAGAATAA
- a CDS encoding iron-containing alcohol dehydrogenase, translating to MSNQIVTTGISFFGADTLKNFNEEIKNNGFQRIFIIANPEFQSALKKISSMLAKNKIVYSIFDRVSQAASLSDTRAALNAAKTLRADAVISVGSKSVSDIAKAVSLLLSNPEISDPRKLEGKAKSKNKAIPLYMFFTSIGNAWDSSHVFILEDESQRKKIECADTNTIPKAFFFDTEFASVADKNNFSVLAAALLASSIESFICKSSWDLSEFFALKAIKLISENALSASKGNSKAIENMLYAQYYAGIAVANGGAAFATASALSLEAALGISFSKAIVPIFKETMEFNAASTGQKYKDIAVNMGAKISSSASPESFRKTAINSVEKFFKELSVAKKVEEVKISKEDISFIQENILKNKYTELNPKTVTKKKIADVLKLIS from the coding sequence ATGTCGAATCAAATTGTCACAACAGGAATTTCATTTTTCGGAGCAGACACTTTAAAAAATTTCAATGAAGAAATAAAAAATAACGGTTTTCAAAGAATTTTTATCATAGCAAACCCCGAATTTCAAAGCGCATTAAAAAAAATTTCCTCAATGCTTGCAAAAAACAAAATCGTATACAGCATTTTTGACAGAGTAAGCCAGGCCGCTTCTCTTTCCGACACAAGAGCCGCACTGAACGCAGCAAAAACACTCAGGGCTGACGCAGTAATTTCCGTAGGCTCAAAATCAGTTTCAGATATTGCAAAAGCTGTGTCGCTTCTTCTTTCAAATCCTGAAATTTCAGATCCAAGAAAATTGGAAGGAAAAGCAAAATCAAAAAACAAAGCAATCCCGCTTTACATGTTTTTTACTTCAATCGGAAACGCCTGGGACTCTAGCCACGTTTTTATTTTAGAAGACGAATCGCAGCGGAAAAAAATTGAATGCGCAGACACAAATACAATTCCAAAAGCATTTTTTTTCGACACAGAGTTTGCTTCCGTTGCGGACAAAAATAATTTTTCAGTTTTAGCCGCCGCGCTTTTGGCTTCTTCAATTGAATCATTCATCTGCAAATCTTCATGGGATTTAAGTGAATTTTTCGCATTAAAGGCAATAAAATTGATTTCTGAAAATGCGCTTTCAGCCTCGAAAGGAAATTCAAAGGCAATAGAAAATATGCTTTACGCGCAATATTACGCTGGCATAGCTGTTGCAAACGGAGGCGCGGCATTTGCAACAGCGTCAGCACTTTCATTGGAAGCAGCATTAGGCATTTCTTTTTCAAAAGCAATAGTTCCAATTTTCAAAGAAACAATGGAATTCAATGCGGCTTCGACAGGACAAAAATACAAAGACATTGCAGTAAACATGGGAGCAAAAATTTCATCCTCGGCTTCTCCAGAATCATTTAGAAAAACCGCAATAAATTCTGTTGAGAAATTTTTCAAAGAACTTTCTGTAGCAAAAAAAGTTGAAGAAGTAAAAATTTCAAAGGAAGACATTTCGTTTATTCAGGAAAATATTTTAAAAAATAAATATACAGAACTGAATCCAAAAACCGTAACAAAAAAGAAAATTGCGGATGTTTTAAAATTGATTTCCTAA
- a CDS encoding O-methyltransferase translates to MSAEFLLEIKSLAHKNNVPIMQDATSEFICSFIKSHNVKSVLEIGTAVGYSAIQFALVDENIKVTTIEIDIDRTIQAIQNVEKCGLKNRIKIINNDALSCDINEKFDLIFIDAAKAQYEKFFEKFKPNLNSEGAIISDNLLFHGIVENQNLTKSYSTKKLVRKIKRYVNFLKENTEFTTEFYKTGDGISVSKFKADYSNFISGENFLEEKKYFKIFKIDQKRILKLFNENISKEFALMDFRNSQFAYNQNILNFMPCDFLKINGCFGIVFKNDDEKFPSRILNETDKSIFSEKFTLLHKKLLSLNAENLTSYKELLLFVLGGNSKENSSVIRKLKKLPEGNFFCHGNFCPENILIDENKNWFASNFILSCKGPKEFDIARSFYILSKTKIENSILKPEDYLIKMKIDKENLLPFIEVFNECENCFSDIF, encoded by the coding sequence ATGTCAGCGGAATTCTTGCTTGAAATAAAATCTCTTGCGCATAAAAACAATGTTCCCATTATGCAGGATGCAACTTCTGAATTTATTTGCAGTTTTATAAAAAGCCATAACGTGAAATCAGTTTTGGAAATTGGAACTGCTGTTGGGTATTCTGCCATTCAGTTTGCACTTGTTGATGAAAATATAAAAGTTACGACAATTGAAATCGACATTGACCGCACTATTCAGGCGATTCAAAATGTGGAAAAATGCGGTTTAAAAAACAGAATAAAAATTATAAACAACGATGCCTTGTCTTGCGATATAAATGAAAAATTTGATTTGATTTTTATTGACGCGGCAAAAGCTCAGTACGAAAAATTTTTTGAAAAGTTCAAGCCGAATTTAAATTCAGAAGGCGCAATCATTAGCGACAATTTGCTCTTTCATGGAATTGTTGAAAATCAGAATTTAACCAAAAGCTATAGCACAAAAAAACTTGTTAGAAAAATAAAACGCTATGTGAATTTTTTAAAAGAAAACACAGAGTTTACAACTGAATTTTATAAAACTGGCGACGGAATTTCTGTCAGCAAATTTAAAGCTGATTATTCAAATTTTATTTCAGGCGAAAATTTTCTTGAAGAAAAAAAATATTTTAAGATTTTTAAAATCGACCAAAAGCGGATTTTAAAACTTTTCAATGAAAATATTTCAAAAGAATTTGCATTGATGGATTTTAGAAATTCACAGTTCGCTTATAATCAAAATATTTTAAATTTTATGCCTTGTGATTTTCTGAAAATAAACGGCTGCTTTGGAATTGTTTTTAAAAATGATGATGAAAAATTTCCATCTCGGATTTTGAATGAAACTGATAAAAGTATTTTTTCCGAAAAATTTACTTTGCTCCATAAAAAACTTTTGAGTTTGAATGCGGAAAATCTTACAAGCTATAAAGAACTTCTGCTTTTTGTTTTAGGCGGAAATTCAAAAGAAAATTCTTCTGTGATAAGAAAACTGAAAAAACTTCCAGAAGGAAACTTTTTTTGCCACGGAAATTTTTGCCCGGAAAATATTTTGATTGATGAAAATAAAAATTGGTTTGCTTCAAATTTTATTTTGTCTTGCAAAGGTCCGAAAGAGTTTGACATTGCCAGAAGTTTTTATATTTTATCAAAAACGAAAATTGAAAATTCAATTTTAAAACCAGAAGATTATTTAATAAAAATGAAAATTGATAAAGAAAATTTGCTGCCTTTTATCGAAGTTTTCAATGAATGCGAAAATTGTTTTTCCGATATTTTTTAG
- the prmC gene encoding peptide chain release factor N(5)-glutamine methyltransferase, whose protein sequence is MTISQARKFALSELKSSPSPLLDADVILKWILKCNQTFILFHSETELSEPQKNLFCSSIEKRKTGLPVAYITGIKEFFGYDFEVDQSVLIPKPDTELLVENAVNFIEEKFHASSDCKILSVCDMCSGSGCVGISILKFIEEKKIIPKSLLPKIVFADISKKTLDIAKKNSLRLLSKFAFEKTVFVQSNLFENLGQSRNGLFDVIVSNPPYIPYSQTVELLKDGRSEPSLALCGDIDLNGNLTNLDDGLEIIRNLIFQSVDFLNPGGILILETGEYNALQTKKIMEDSGFKDVKIYKDLEGQFRNVSGILA, encoded by the coding sequence ATGACAATAAGCCAAGCCAGAAAGTTTGCATTATCAGAATTAAAATCCAGCCCAAGTCCTCTTCTTGATGCTGATGTTATTTTAAAATGGATTTTAAAATGCAATCAGACTTTTATTCTTTTTCATTCTGAAACGGAACTTTCTGAGCCGCAAAAAAATCTTTTTTGTTCTTCAATTGAAAAAAGAAAAACTGGCTTGCCTGTTGCATATATTACAGGAATAAAAGAATTTTTTGGATATGATTTTGAAGTTGACCAAAGTGTTCTTATTCCCAAGCCGGACACAGAACTGCTTGTGGAAAATGCTGTTAATTTTATTGAAGAAAAATTTCATGCATCTTCAGATTGTAAAATTCTTTCTGTCTGCGATATGTGTTCTGGAAGCGGCTGTGTTGGAATCAGCATTTTAAAATTTATCGAGGAAAAAAAAATTATTCCAAAATCATTGCTTCCAAAAATTGTTTTTGCAGACATAAGCAAAAAAACTCTTGACATTGCAAAAAAAAATTCATTGCGTTTGCTTAGCAAGTTCGCTTTTGAAAAAACTGTTTTTGTTCAAAGCAATCTTTTTGAAAATTTAGGGCAAAGCAGAAACGGACTTTTTGATGTCATTGTTTCTAATCCGCCATACATTCCGTATTCTCAAACTGTTGAGCTTTTAAAAGACGGAAGAAGCGAGCCGTCTCTTGCGTTGTGCGGCGATATTGATTTGAATGGAAATCTCACAAACCTTGACGACGGACTTGAAATTATACGCAACTTGATTTTTCAGTCAGTTGATTTTTTGAATCCGGGCGGAATTCTGATTTTGGAAACTGGCGAATACAATGCTTTGCAAACAAAAAAAATAATGGAAGATTCAGGATTCAAAGACGTAAAAATTTATAAAGACTTGGAAGGGCAGTTTAGAAATGTCAGCGGAATTCTTGCTTGA
- the prfA gene encoding peptide chain release factor 1, whose product MIKKLEDLSARYTVVSELVGDASLIKDQKKYKETMREHQQLTELMSLYDEYKKVLKGIEDATVLITEEEDRDMKELAREELKELEEKKPKLEEEIKLKLIPPDPLDEKNIILEIRSAAGGDEASLFVRDLWEMYMHLAERKGWKTETMEAQETAVGGFNKIVTSIAGKFVYGTLRWESGVHRVQRVPATESQGRLQTSTVTVAVLPEAEETEIQIRPEDVRVDVMRAGGPGGQCVNTTDSAVRLTHIPTGIVVIQQDEKSQHKNKDKAFRVLRARLFDLEESKRQSERADARKSMVGSGARSEKIRTYNFPQDRVTDHRINLSLHNLPSFMMGNMDEMLDALNVYAKEEQLKDSSDLVS is encoded by the coding sequence TTGATAAAAAAACTTGAAGATCTTTCTGCACGTTACACTGTGGTTTCAGAACTTGTTGGAGATGCCTCTTTAATTAAGGATCAAAAAAAATACAAAGAAACAATGCGTGAGCATCAGCAGCTTACAGAACTTATGTCGCTTTACGATGAATACAAAAAAGTTTTAAAAGGAATTGAAGATGCGACTGTCCTCATAACTGAAGAGGAAGACCGCGACATGAAAGAGCTTGCAAGAGAAGAACTGAAAGAACTTGAAGAAAAAAAGCCTAAGCTGGAAGAAGAAATAAAACTTAAGCTGATTCCGCCGGATCCTCTTGATGAAAAAAATATTATTCTTGAAATTCGCAGTGCCGCCGGTGGAGACGAAGCTAGCTTGTTTGTCCGTGATTTGTGGGAAATGTATATGCATCTTGCAGAACGCAAAGGCTGGAAAACTGAAACGATGGAAGCTCAGGAAACTGCGGTTGGCGGATTTAATAAAATTGTAACATCTATTGCTGGAAAATTTGTTTATGGAACTTTAAGATGGGAAAGCGGAGTTCACCGTGTTCAGCGTGTTCCTGCCACAGAAAGCCAGGGACGTCTTCAGACTTCGACTGTAACTGTCGCTGTTTTGCCGGAAGCAGAAGAAACTGAAATTCAAATTCGTCCGGAAGATGTCCGCGTTGACGTTATGCGTGCGGGCGGTCCAGGCGGTCAGTGCGTTAACACAACAGATTCCGCAGTCCGTTTGACTCACATTCCTACTGGAATTGTTGTTATCCAGCAGGATGAAAAAAGCCAGCATAAAAACAAAGACAAGGCATTTAGAGTTTTGCGTGCACGTCTTTTCGATCTTGAAGAAAGCAAGCGTCAGTCAGAGCGCGCGGATGCAAGAAAAAGCATGGTTGGAAGCGGCGCCCGCAGTGAAAAAATCCGCACTTATAATTTTCCGCAGGACAGAGTTACAGACCACCGCATAAATTTGAGCTTGCACAATTTGCCTTCATTTATGATGGGCAACATGGATGAAATGCTTGATGCGCTGAATGTCTATGCAAAAGAGGAGCAGTTAAAAGACAGTTCTGATCTTGTAAGTTGA
- a CDS encoding ASKHA domain-containing protein — protein sequence MICSVCRHCGLCEGSETKKNISVLADFSGLENLKGDNSLPLNFVGIAFDIGTTSIAANLFTLKDGILVSSVGEENSQVEFGSDVVSRILFSSSPSGLQKLHKSILSQIERISKKLILSSQNFFVENRRGRAVLKRIVISGNTAMESFVLGISAASLAQFPFSLPSKFGFSVQAYELENFENIPSDCEFYFAPAVESFVGGDTVCAMIACGFLEKGGNKFLADIGTNCELCVYSAELDKIFCASTSAGPAFEGYGIVCGIPAQEGAIAKIEVLKNNEIKCFVLGNVKAIGICGTGILSAVSEFLKSGIIDSFGAFVSGKEKIILQDEIYICQKDIRNFQLAKSAILTGLEILSEKSKCKSGTLYLVGGFGSLLDIKDACNVKMIPNFLSEKTFAAGNASLCGASFLLLNLDLRKSACELAEKSIHVDLAQDKSFESLYIKNLNFK from the coding sequence GTGATTTGTTCAGTTTGCCGGCATTGCGGTTTATGTGAAGGCTCGGAAACAAAAAAAAATATTTCTGTTCTTGCCGATTTCTCTGGTCTTGAAAATTTAAAAGGCGACAATTCTCTTCCGCTGAATTTTGTTGGAATTGCCTTTGACATTGGAACAACTTCTATAGCCGCAAATCTTTTTACGCTAAAAGACGGAATCCTTGTTTCTTCTGTCGGCGAAGAAAATTCTCAGGTTGAATTTGGAAGCGATGTTGTTTCAAGAATTTTATTTTCAAGTTCACCATCTGGTTTGCAAAAACTTCATAAATCAATTTTATCTCAAATAGAAAGAATTTCAAAAAAACTGATTCTTTCATCTCAAAATTTTTTTGTTGAAAATCGCCGCGGACGGGCAGTGTTAAAGCGCATTGTGATTTCCGGAAACACAGCAATGGAATCTTTTGTTCTTGGAATTTCAGCGGCTTCACTTGCACAGTTTCCTTTTTCGCTTCCAAGCAAATTCGGATTTTCAGTTCAGGCATATGAACTTGAAAATTTTGAAAACATTCCGTCTGACTGTGAATTTTATTTTGCTCCTGCGGTTGAATCTTTTGTTGGCGGCGACACTGTTTGCGCGATGATTGCCTGCGGATTTTTAGAAAAAGGCGGAAATAAATTTCTTGCTGACATTGGAACAAACTGCGAGCTTTGCGTTTATTCTGCGGAGTTGGATAAAATTTTTTGCGCGTCAACTTCAGCCGGACCTGCGTTTGAAGGATATGGAATTGTCTGCGGAATTCCTGCGCAAGAAGGTGCGATTGCAAAAATTGAAGTTCTTAAAAACAATGAAATAAAATGTTTTGTGCTTGGAAATGTCAAGGCGATTGGAATTTGTGGAACTGGAATTTTAAGCGCAGTTTCAGAATTTTTAAAAAGCGGAATAATTGATTCTTTTGGCGCATTTGTTTCAGGAAAAGAAAAAATCATTCTTCAAGATGAAATTTATATTTGCCAAAAAGATATAAGAAATTTTCAGCTTGCAAAGTCAGCTATTTTAACTGGGCTTGAAATTCTTTCTGAAAAATCAAAATGTAAATCTGGAACACTTTATTTGGTTGGCGGCTTTGGTTCGCTTCTTGATATAAAAGATGCCTGCAATGTAAAAATGATTCCAAATTTTCTTTCTGAAAAAACTTTTGCTGCTGGAAATGCTTCTCTTTGCGGTGCTTCATTTTTGCTTTTAAATTTGGATTTAAGAAAATCCGCTTGCGAACTTGCAGAAAAATCAATTCACGTAGATCTTGCGCAAGATAAATCTTTTGAAAGTCTTTATATAAAAAATTTGAATTTTAAATAA
- a CDS encoding chromate transporter, with amino-acid sequence MSLLQLFFVFMYIGFFAVGGGLVAASFMQNVLVNQYGLISAEKFYNMLAISESTPGPIGINIATYIGTELYGVPGGIIATIGEVLPSIVTIILIAKFFSKFQEKPLVKSIFKTLRPVTSGLVLCVLVQVFTLAILNLSSQNSEFGFLQIFNLPALVIFAVSLVVLFKTKVHPVVVVAFGAIFGVVFF; translated from the coding sequence ATGAGTCTTTTGCAGTTGTTTTTTGTTTTCATGTATATTGGATTTTTTGCAGTTGGCGGCGGACTTGTTGCGGCGTCGTTTATGCAAAATGTTCTTGTAAATCAGTACGGACTTATTTCTGCGGAAAAATTTTACAATATGCTTGCAATCAGCGAAAGCACGCCCGGACCGATTGGAATAAACATTGCGACTTATATTGGAACTGAGCTTTATGGAGTTCCCGGCGGAATCATTGCGACGATTGGCGAAGTTCTCCCATCGATTGTTACAATTATTTTGATTGCAAAGTTTTTTTCAAAGTTTCAGGAAAAGCCTTTGGTAAAATCAATATTTAAAACTTTGCGGCCTGTTACAAGCGGACTTGTTTTGTGCGTTCTTGTTCAGGTTTTTACGTTGGCAATTTTAAACTTAAGCTCTCAAAATTCTGAATTTGGATTTTTGCAGATTTTCAATTTGCCGGCTCTTGTGATTTTTGCAGTTTCACTTGTTGTGCTATTTAAAACAAAAGTTCACCCTGTTGTGGTTGTTGCTTTTGGCGCGATTTTTGGAGTTGTATTTTTTTAA
- a CDS encoding chromate transporter, with translation MALFKELVDLFITFFKIGIVTFGGGLTMLPLLERVLINEKNWVSMDEILDYYSIAQTTPGIIAVNVATFVGHKRAGTIGGIFATLGMITPSVIIITIIAKFISNFEQIGWVQKAMKGINAAVAALLTYAVFNLCKKNLKSLWSVLLFFASFASIYFFHAHTVLVILSAAFIGAVAFAVSKKFNSGEGIQK, from the coding sequence ATGGCTTTGTTCAAAGAACTTGTTGATTTGTTTATTACTTTTTTTAAAATCGGAATTGTAACTTTTGGCGGCGGACTTACAATGCTTCCGCTTTTGGAGCGTGTCCTGATTAACGAAAAAAACTGGGTTTCCATGGATGAAATTCTTGATTACTATTCGATTGCCCAGACAACTCCGGGAATAATTGCAGTAAACGTGGCGACTTTTGTTGGCCATAAACGCGCTGGAACTATCGGCGGAATTTTTGCGACGCTTGGAATGATAACGCCTTCCGTAATCATAATAACTATAATCGCAAAATTTATTTCGAACTTTGAGCAAATCGGCTGGGTTCAAAAAGCGATGAAGGGAATCAATGCGGCGGTTGCGGCTTTGCTTACTTACGCTGTTTTTAATCTGTGCAAAAAAAATTTAAAAAGTCTTTGGAGCGTTTTGCTGTTTTTTGCTTCGTTTGCTTCAATTTATTTTTTCCATGCGCATACAGTTTTAGTTATTTTGAGCGCGGCTTTTATTGGCGCAGTTGCATTTGCAGTTTCAAAGAAATTTAATTCAGGTGAAGGAATTCAAAAATGA
- the tpiA gene encoding triose-phosphate isomerase: MARTHYIAGNWKMNTSKAEAVKLASDLVSALKGKTNKFMIGVPFVYLDAVSQVVKGSNIILAAQDCAATANGAHTGEVSTEMLKDLGVQCVILGHSERRHEIGESDELINKKVRRALNEGLEVDLCIGELLADREAGNAEQVCAFQLSADLAGVTEEQMKRVTIAYEPVWAIGTGKTATPEDAEAIHKFVRGYIAKLYNQKVADEVIIQYGGSMKASNAPELLAQPDIDGGLIGGASLKAETFVPICEC; encoded by the coding sequence ATGGCACGTACTCATTATATCGCCGGAAACTGGAAAATGAACACTTCCAAAGCGGAAGCTGTAAAACTTGCATCGGATTTGGTTTCCGCATTGAAAGGAAAGACAAACAAATTCATGATTGGTGTTCCTTTTGTTTACCTTGATGCTGTAAGTCAGGTTGTAAAAGGCTCAAACATTATTCTTGCTGCCCAGGATTGCGCTGCAACTGCAAACGGAGCTCACACAGGCGAAGTTTCAACAGAAATGCTCAAGGATCTTGGTGTTCAGTGTGTAATTCTTGGACATTCAGAACGCCGCCACGAAATCGGTGAGTCTGATGAGCTTATCAACAAAAAAGTTCGCCGCGCTTTAAATGAAGGCTTGGAAGTTGACCTTTGCATCGGTGAGCTTCTTGCTGACCGTGAAGCAGGAAACGCAGAGCAGGTTTGCGCATTCCAGCTTTCTGCTGATTTGGCTGGCGTAACAGAAGAGCAGATGAAACGTGTTACAATCGCTTACGAGCCTGTTTGGGCAATCGGAACTGGAAAAACTGCAACTCCAGAAGATGCCGAGGCAATCCACAAATTTGTCCGCGGATACATTGCAAAGCTTTACAATCAGAAAGTTGCCGATGAAGTTATTATTCAGTACGGCGGTTCAATGAAAGCTTCAAATGCTCCGGAACTTCTTGCCCAGCCTGATATTGACGGCGGCTTGATTGGCGGTGCTTCTTTGAAAGCTGAAACATTTGTTCCAATCTGCGAGTGCTAA